A single genomic interval of bacterium harbors:
- a CDS encoding Rpn family recombination-promoting nuclease/putative transposase, protein MEISNPHDAFFKEVFSNKENADDFINATLPEDLKKNLDLSTLELDNNS, encoded by the coding sequence ATGGAGATATCCAATCCGCATGATGCCTTTTTTAAAGAGGTGTTTTCCAATAAAGAGAATGCAGATGATTTTATCAATGCTACCTTACCAGAAGATTTGAAGAAAAATCTGGATTTGTCAACATTGGAATTGGATAATAATTCGTAA